Proteins encoded within one genomic window of Panicum virgatum strain AP13 chromosome 1N, P.virgatum_v5, whole genome shotgun sequence:
- the LOC120655765 gene encoding glycine-rich RNA-binding protein GRP2A-like, producing MSAPWWDSDWKDRSGPEYRCFVGNLPYGISESSLKDAFSSYAPLYSEMAVDPETGRSRGFGWVQFEDQKSMDNAIQGMNGQHVGGRCVTVSQANHRPRRWRA from the exons ATGTCGGCGCCGTGGTGGGACTCCGACTGGAAGGACCGCTCCGGCCCGGAGTATCGCTGCTTCGTGGGCAACCTTCCGTACGGCATCAGCGAGAGCTCCCTCAAGGACGCCTTCTCCAGCTACGCCCCCCTCTACTCCGAG ATGGCGGTGGATCCTGAGACGGGGAGGTCCCGCGGCTTCGGGTGGGTGCAGTTCGAGGACCAGAAGTCGATGGACAACGCCATCCAGGGCATGAACGGCCAGCATGTCGGCGGCCGCTGCGTCACCGTCAGCCAGGCCAACCACCGCCCGCGCCGCTGGAGGGCGTGA
- the LOC120655764 gene encoding uncharacterized protein LOC120655764: protein MVARLRQHGDTASVYDDGKEEFSVEVHHGGFFVGHGYLISYVSGKVSWFDHVETDNWSPLWLDQFVEDLGYLRTGNLKIYWLLPGKEISGSQMLPHLNSTQLSQMMQEEPQPSLLSQQRGSLPDPDFIMTNRPIARSAPLTTGTKQGKAAATKKRKVAKNTEVAASKKNTTAKNTGAVSSKKKTAAKSGTT, encoded by the exons ATGGTGGCGAGATTGCGACAGCATGGTGACACTGCATCTGTGTATG ATGATGGTAAAGAGGAGTTCTCGGTTGAGGTTCACCATGGGGGGTTCTTTGTTGGGCATGGCTATCTCATATCATATGTGAGTGGGAAAGTCAGTTGGTTTGATCATGTGGAGACAGATAATTGGTCTCCGCTGTGGCTGGATCAGTTTGTTGAGGATCTAGGGTACTTAAGGACTGGAAACTTGAAGATATATTGGTTGTTACCAGGGAAGGAG ATTTCTGGTTCTCAAATGCTTCCACATCTTAATAGCACTCAGTTGAGCCAAATGATGCAAGAG GAGCCTCAGCCtagcttgctctcacaacaacGAGGGTCATTGCCAGATCCTGACTTCATCATGACCAACAGACCAATTGCAAGGTCTGCTCCACTTACAACAGGCACCAAGCAAGGCAAAGCTGCCGCTACAAAGAAGAGAAAGGTGGCAAAGAACACTGAAGTTGCAGCAAGCAAGAAGAACACTACAGCAAAGAACACTGGAGCTGTATCTAGCAAGAAAAAGACGGCAGCAAAGAGTGGGACTACTTGA